A portion of the Salminus brasiliensis chromosome 9, fSalBra1.hap2, whole genome shotgun sequence genome contains these proteins:
- the LOC140561671 gene encoding uncharacterized protein, with the protein MSALDKLLFEEWVSAPPSLSTLQHTQVFITELWALSLEIEEEFSQQSVSSQAQELVGSISHLACNVSESFLLTQALYLNLMHFITDHNSCDTDAALLAKRWAEQDLSTEELYLIEFLGTLTLSLQNVVERASMFILKMEVQCFKLLLFKLTQLNGKESHSDPTKRLLRLVQTNQWTPVEAITLLKALSEKYEEDAPITEVLTLVQVYEISPKWTDDSGHSLIQALDFVGPERSQQDFRRVLRKQDARSLDSALAELKTLRNLDDSVVNMMKNVTTGVLQYSENAPKDEPFIKDSFKCASLNAEDIQNSLSVLCKAVLDTKGWWPTVQHMLRWCMLVLTEKCRTPELVGVEEDPCVIAMFAATQVCMGHKLDIVLTSDFHSHKQTEEWSDFYKHLGISLNTNMKKSIMSQSDVYKADIVYGTMDDFVSDYF; encoded by the coding sequence ATGTCAGCACTGGACAAACTCCTGTTCGAGGAATGGGTCAGTGCTCCTCCATCCCTCAGCACTCTGCAGCACACTCAGGTCTTCATCACAGAACTGTGGGCCCTGTCTCTGGAGATAGAGGAGGAATTTTCCCAGCAAAGCGTTTCCAGTCAGGCCCAGGAACTGGTGGGGTCCATCAGCCATTTGGCCTGCAATGTTTCTGAGAGTTTCTTGTTGACTCAGGCCCTGTACCTAAACCTCATGCACTTCATTACTGACcataacagctgtgatactgatGCAGCTCTCCTAGCCAAACGATGGGCTGAGCAGGACCTTTCCACCGAGGAGCTCTATCTTATAGAATTCCTTGGCACACTCACCTTGTCATTACAGAACGTGGTTGAAAGAGCCTCCATGTTCATATTAAAGATGGAAGTCCAGTGCTTCAAACTTCTCCTCTTTAAACTCACACAGCTAAATGGCAAGGAAAGCCACTCAGATCCCACTAAAAGGCTCCTCAGACTTGTGCAAACAAACCAATGGACCCCAGTAGAGGCGATAACTCTGCTCAAAGCACTGTCTGAGAAATATGAAGAGGATGCTCCAATAACTGAAGTGCTCACATTGGTACAAGTGTATGAAATATCACCAAAATGGACAGATGACTCCGGACACTCGCTCATCCAGGCTCTGGACTTTGTTGGCCCTGAGAGATCCCAACAGGATTTCAGAAGGGTTCTCAGAAAGCAGGATGCGAGAAGTCTGGATTCAGCTCTAGCAGAATTAAAAACACTCAGGAATTTGGATGATTCTGTTGTAAACATGATGAAAAACGTTACCACCGGTGTCCTGCAGTATTCAGAAAATGCCCCAAAAGATGAACCATTTATAAAAGATTCCTTTAAATGTGCAAGCCTGAACGCAGAGGACATCCAAAACTCTCTGTCTGTGCTCTGCAAAGCAGTTTTAGACACAAAAGGATGGTGGCCTACAGTGCAGCACATGTTGAGGTGGTGTATGTTGGTGCTAACCGAAAAGTGCAGAACACCAGAACTGGTTGGTGTGGAAGAGGATCCATGTGTCATAGCCATGTTTGCTGCCACACAAGTCTGCATGGGACACAAACTGGACATTGTGCTAACCTCCGACTTTCACTCACACAAGCAAACTGAAGAGTGGTCTGACTTCTACAAGCACCTTGGAATTTCTCTCAACACAAACATGAAGAAAAGCATCATGTCACAGAGTGATGTCTATAAAGCAGACATTGTGTACGGTACCATGGATGACTTTGTCTCTGATTACTTTTAG
- the LOC140561672 gene encoding uncharacterized protein → MGLIIEGISDCISSIESMVTGEFSWKSWAIEKAISIGLSLIGFGVGKLIAKGFKASKVLMKGLSKKLKLMPKFLSRQAKEGLSAVTKTNMRNAFKLTAKTMVTETIIYGFGKAEEALLREILNGIKNEVKKKVVGEVKSNMEKEPLAALVDSIILSHLQDKQQLSNLVQDNNKKNKLLTIFKELSNSALQPFYADLSWQKKLNSSISSVINSAKSKAKGTTRGILIAIQTIHMTSLAADAISTVLSLSDKFFSNLKEQLNKFKTEKGFSEKVKPSELSASQTDLLKEFKQDLADTISALLTDAIVEVFHQKFSSHIVSHVQGTVHGVIGHYVKTGLNSDRTEEKLRAGQNNRYIAHMPVDLNYAHRPAEESGRYSQSHAEKIKNSTTAGTILDVKVLSETTGTKVVILTENSHGKLTKMQELNPGSKPASQTVTLIYRAKSAQYPDGHYDVRINDQTVSVTSKDKSCLFHALARGLKPEAGEEEITVEADRLRSMEADTLLRHQGQWEPFIKRKEWTEVIRGGDWYMAEGAAPKRVVKRMVENKKVLKKEVGKIEKYKDWKKYATTNVGIGQFINADHQPPVSSILQARKLNQNSKLAEAMLEVATKSSPLSTNLISNVQKYHGLELPTVYVPHETHREFPSTKSKTFRTTLATAISKDDVVGTFKLTILGAMPRFMVYTGGDKVFKNFKQPTISKTRLDAFQKSFQQHSLNMVQRWSTLLQGKGVMNNNHVTTITTWINNKGYMNQNDPNRNLVSSII, encoded by the coding sequence ATGGGGCTGATCATTGAAGGAATATCAGACTGCATCTCCAGCATTGAGTCCATGGTGACAGGTGAATTCAGTTGGAAATCATGGGCTATAGAAAaagccatttctattggtttatctCTCATTGGGTTTGGAGTTGGAAAGTTGATTGCAAAGGGATTCAAAGCTTCTAAAGTGCTGATGAAAGGCTTGAGCAAAAAATTGAAGTTAATGCCAAAGTTTCTCTCTAGACAGGCTAAAGAAGGCCTTAGTGCTGTTACCAAGACAAATATGAGGAATGCATTTAAACTCACTGCAAAGACAATGGTGACGGAAACCATTATCTATGGATTCGGAAAGGCAGAAGAGGCATTACTAAGAGAAATACTTAATGGCATCAAAAATGAGGTGAAAAAGAAAGTTGTTGGTGAAGTAAAATCTAACATGGAAAAGGAGCCTTTGGCTGCTTTAGTAGACTCCATCATACTTTCACACCTTCAGGATAAACAACAATTGTCTAATCTCGTGCAGGACAATAACAAAAAGAACAAACTTCTGACCATTTTCAAAGAGCTAAGCAACAGTGCATTACAGCCATTTTATGCCGATCTCAGCTGGCAAAAGAAGCTTAACTCTTCTATCTCCAGTGTGATTAACAGTGCTAAATCCAAAGCCAAAGGCACAACACGGGGGATTCTGATAGCTATCCAGACCATTCACATGACTTCACTGGCAGCGGATGCCATCAGTACAGTTCTCAGCCTCTCAGACAAGTTTTTCTCAAACCTTAAAGAACAACTGAATaaatttaaaactgaaaaaggttTCTCGGAGAAAGTAAAGCCAAGCGAGCTGTCTGCTTCACAAACTGATTTACTGAAAGAATTCAAGCAGGATTTAGCTGACACCATCAGTGCTTTATTAACTGATGCTATTGTAGAAGTGTTCCACCAGAAGTTCTCCAGTCACATTGTTTCACATGTCCAAGGCACAGTACATGGCGTTATTGGACACTATGTAAAAACCGGCTTAAACAGTGATAGAACGGAGGAAAAACTCAGAGCTGGACAAAACAACAGATATATTGCACACATGCCAGTAGACCTGAATTATGCCCACAGACCTGCAGAGGAGTCAGGCAGATACTCACAGTCACATGCTGAAAAGATCAAGAACTCCACAACGGCAGGTACTATTCTCGATGTCAAAGTTCTGTCAGAGACCACTGGCACTAAGGTTGTCATCCTAACAGAGAACAGTCATGGCAAGCTAACCAAAATGCAGGAGCTGAACCCTGGCTCGAAGCCTGCCAGTCAAACTGTGACGCTAATCTACAGAGCAAAGAGTGCTCAGTACCCAGATGGCCATTATGATGTGCGCATCAATGATCAGACAGTTAGTGTAACCAGCAAAGACAAGAGCTGCCTGTTTCATGCTTTAGCACGAGGCTTGAAACCAGAAGCTGGAGAAGAAGAGATCACTGTGGAAGCAGACCGACTCCGATCTATGGAGGCTGACACCCTACTGAGACACCAGGGCCAATGGGAGCCTTTCATTAAGCGCAAAGAGTGGACGGAAGTAATCAGAGGAGGGGACTGGTACATGGCAGAGGGAGCGGCACCAAAAAGGGTGGTGAAACGTATGgtagaaaacaaaaaagtgctCAAGAAAGAGGTCGGGAAAATAGAAAAGTACAAAGATTGGAAAAAATATGCGACTACAAATGTCGGCATTGGACAATTCATCAATGCAGATCACCAACCACCAGTGAGCAGTATATTGCAAGCCAGAAAGTTAAACCAGAATAGCAAATTAGCTGAAGCCATGCTTGAAGTGGCAACAAAGTCATCTCCTCTGAGTACTAATCTGATTAGTAATGTACAAAAATATCATGGCCTTGAACTTCCAACTGTTTATGTGCCACATGAAACCCATCGTGAGTTTCCAAGTACAAAATCAAAAACATTCAGGACGACCTTAGCAACAGCCATAAGCAAGGATGATGTTGTGGGCACCTTCAAACTGACCATCCTAGGTGCAATGCCCAGATTCATGGTATATACTGGAGGGGACAAGGTGTTCAAAAACTTCAAACAACCCACAATAAGTAAAACCAGGCTTGATGCTTTTCAAAAGAGTTTCCAACAGCATTCTTTAAATATGGTGCAGAGATGGTCCACACTGCTTCAAGGCAAGGGTGTCATGAACAATAACCATGTCACTACCATTACGACATGGATCAACAACAAGGGCTACATGAATCAAAACGATCCAAACAGGAACCTAGTCTCCAGTATCATCTAA